The genomic DNA GCAGATTCCAAGCTAGCTTCTAATGTGTCATCCACTACCTTCCTAGCATACTGTTCAATGGCATGAATAATGCCATTTCTGTAGGTAGGTTCAGCTAAACTGCCTGTACTATGATAAAGCTTTTGTTTGcaacagaaaggagaaagtgCTTTAGAAAATGTTGCTTTAAGATCAGTGACTTGATCATTCTTAGATTTTTTATACAAACAGGAATCAGTTAAAGATTTTGACAGACAAGCTCCTGTCATTATTTTTCTTCTGACACCAGTTGTTATGCTACAAGCAAGGGATTCTGAAAAATCCAGTAACTTTGTACATTCAGTTCTCTGTGTGCTACATTTGTTTCCACGGGCTTGCTGCCCCAAATGACAAATGTTaccttttttctgtttctttccatcCACACCCGGATCAGCTTTACTGTTTACCTTTGAGCCCTCGGAGGGAGCTATTTTACTCTTATACTTCATCACGAGTTTcccagcagcttcctgcattccagaTTTTATAGATCTATAAGCAAGTCTACTGGCAAACTGATCCATTATCAGTTCACTGTGGCCACCTTCTCTTTTCAAAATACGAATGATGTGATCTGCGTATTCATCAGTTACACTCTCACAACTTGGGTATTTGGAAGTCAGACCTGGAGCTTCTGGGTGCTGGGGTAGAGAGAGTATGGAAGAGTCTGTCTCTCGAGACCCTTGGTCTGCCCAGGGACACCTCATGTCTTTGGACCAGCATTTATGAGTGTTTCTTTTAGGACGAACGCCATCTGCCCGGCAGTTCACTTGCTTCAGCCTTAGAACCGTGCAATGTTTGGATTCAACTATTTTCTTGGCCTCACTAATGACCTTTCCAGCCATATTACCAGCATAAACCAACAACGAATGTAGGTTGGCTTCTGAAACATTCACAAATCCACTATGCCCACATCTTTCATTTTCCGCACTTATTTGAAAACATTTATTATTCTCCACTTGAACCGCTTTATAATCTAAATGTGAAGCAGCCATTTCGGTTGCCACAGCAATTATGTGAGTGGCTAGATGATCGGCATATTCTGTtgtccttcctgatgttttcGTTCTCTCGTCCAATGCTACAGGCCAATGCTCTTCCTCGTCGCTGCTTTCAACTTCCTCAGAGAGAGACCGCATCAGTTTCAACATGAACTCTTCCTTTTCTAAGTCATGACGTTCATTTTCATATACTCCACCGGTTTCTGATCGGTAAGGGGTAGAAGGGGGCGTCGCGGGTGCAAACTCCTTTGCTAGTTCACCTTTCAGTTTCTTTGATAGCTTTCTTAAATTCCACTCTGAACTCGTCTGGGTTGCTATTAAAGGTGTTGGTGGAGGCGTGTCTGGTAGGACACAAGGAGTTTCATCTCTGATACTCAATTTGTCTTCCATCTGAAATGCATCTTCACAGTTAGTTGCCACAGAAGGGAAGGTATTAATGCTAGGAAAAGTTCTTTCAGGACCAAATGTAGAGCAAAGTGCAGAGTGCGCTGCTGATTTGTATGTGTTGTGTTTTCCCAGTGGATTGCTTAAGGATTTTGCTGAACAGCTTTCTGCATCTGGAAACGCTTCAGCAGGTTTCACAGAAGTCATTGCAGAACAAGGAGACGACGTGGATGTGGAAGTCCTGCAACCCACGTGTTTCTTTTTCCCCTGAATGCCATCTTTAGACCCTGAAAGCAGACACCTATTAGAGTAAACTGGCGATACGTGAAATTTAGATGAGCTGTTCAAGGGCATCTGCTGCTGCCCGACAATTACTGGAATACTTTTGTTTGTTTCCGATTGTTTTATTGCACTATGCAATTCTTTCCTATTGCTTTTTTTACTGGTTCCCAATCCCACACAGTATGCTAATTTCTCACCGGTAACAGAACATGCAGATTTAGTTTCATCTACAGACTGTTTCACTATTCGCTTGGCTAAATAATTTGCAAACATATTCTCACAGGCATCTTCACCAATGCATGGCAAATATGACATTTTATCCAATTTTAGTATTTCTGTGTATTGCTCTGCATTTTTTGATGTCTTGGAAGAGGTTACTGCTTCATATGCCTCAGTTACAATCATATCTACCATTGTTCCAGAAAAATTACTGACGTTTGGCATCCTAGTTGTCGAGTCTGTAAATTTACTGACTTCAGGGCTATTTGCTTGCTTAAAGTCACTTTGTGTACATACAATATGTGCATTATGTTCACTGTTCTGACTGCTATCTGTCATCAAGTAAACATTTCTAACTGATGTCACTTCATCTTGTCTTTTTTGTGTTGCACAACACCGCTCTGCTGATTTTTTATAAAATTTCAGACTGCCTGTTGACGCTGAATGTTTCCTTACCTGTATGTCATTAAATAAAATCTGATTTTGACAAAGTATGCTTCCAGCTAAGGGCACCGGGATTGAACTTGCAATGCCAGAAGTACAGAACAAAGCTTTATGGACAGTATATTCCTCCCTGAATTCCCGTATTGAATTCAAGGCTACTGGTTCTTGATCCTGAAACTCAGAGGAAGCATTGGAGGCCTGTGTTGACTCCAAACTACTTTCTGCACCTATGTACTTTATATTGTCCGTGGAAATACTAATTGCTGCTTGTGTTGTAAATGCCACCTCAACCTGTGATAACTCAATAAAAGCTTCCTGAATAACTGACTCGGACAAGTCTTTGGAATATGACTGTATAACGTTATCATCATAATGGAAGGACCAGTTCTGAAAAGTTGTAGGAGTTGATGGGTGTGAAAACTGGCACACTTCCATGATCCCCTCAAAAATTAGTTCCTCAGCCAGGTTTGCTGCAAATTTTGCAACTGTGTTGGTAAATATTTGCTGCTTTACAGACTGTAGCTCTTTTAAAGCACCTGTTACCGCTTCACTCACCAAAAAGCCTGCTAGTCCATTAATAGCTTTCTTCTTCAGTGAAAAAGCTTGCTGCCTCCCAATCTCATAAAAAGCCATTTGAAAGATAGAAGAAGTCAGTTTTGCAGCCAAGTGACAGAGTGCATTAGTACATGAAGAAACACCTTTCTGAAGATCTTTAAAAGCACCGCCAAAACTCTTCTCAACGAGGTCTGATGCAAATTTCTGGATGTGGTCTTTGATCATTAGTGATTTGCATTTAGATTTCTGTTTGTTATCTAATTCTTTTCCAGAAGTTTTCCCTTGGGTTTTTGCTGACTGGACTGTTTCTTCTTTTGAGACAATCCCATTACTGTTAGAAAATTCCTGTGTGCCTCTACATGATGGTGGAGATCTGGAATTAAAGACCGAACCTAAGATTTCAAAGGAAATGTTATTTGCAAAATCCGAGTATGTGTGACAAACTAGATTGGGCTTTTGGTTAATGGCATCTCTACTGACACCCAACTGACAAGGACACTCTGTTGAAAGACAGCTGCCTAATGGACTGAAAGCTGAAGATCTGATAGGGCTGAACAAGCCTCCACTGTCATCCCCTGATGTTTTCAATGGCCGGGGGGAATCAGGAACATCCAGGAGGTTGCTATATGGAGATTCTGGTTTGCGAGGAGTTGGCTTCCTCACATTGGCTGGAAGAGTGGGATGATCACGCTTGAACCTTTGAGGATTCATTGCAGTGGTTGCAGAGCGTGGCCTTTTACGCGAAATCATTTTCATATGAGATGGATGTTGAAGGGCAGGACCCCTAGCATGTTTACAACCACTCTCCAGTGTTGGTTCCTGTTCATCAAATTGGTCAAAGCTATCAAAAAATTCACTTACTTCAGAGTCTGAATCCTCTATGCCATCTTTCATTACTGGGATTTTTGGTAGCTGAAGTTTTGCCTTCAGGCTTCTCTGATACCCTTCTTCATCTAAGAAAATAATAGGGCTTGGGCTAGAGCAATCTGACTCTGATGATTcagcaggagaggaagaaaacagTGTTTTACACAAAGCGTTGACATTCTGATCAGAATAATGCTGTGGCCTGAAGAAACTCCTCTGCAGCCAAGGATCCGAAACAGAAGTTGTGACAGAATTTCTTACAGAAGACGACAATTCTTTTAATTCCAGGATGTTAACTAGAGAAGTTGATGACTTGACAGATGGCTTCCGATGTAGAAAATTAAACTTTGGATCAATAGATTCCAAATGTTGAACAGAGATGGTCTGCAAAGCAGCATCTTGAAGTTTCTCAGGTGTAACTTGGCCTGTGCCAACAGGGAGGGAAAGGAACAGTTAACATACAGTACATCTGAAAGTAAAAGATTGCAGCTGTAGCAGAAACAGGTTAATAGCATAAAATGTACTTGAATTTTGGTCTGATCAAAGATTgggcagcacaatcctattcatgtttactcaaaagtaagactTATTTCATTAACAGggtttattcccaagtaaatatgAACAGGATAAGAAGTGAAATTCTCCCATGTTGGGCTCAAAGAAGAACTCTGAAGGCTTGGAAAAGCCCACCTCGAGTATGAAGTGAGCAGAAATCAAGGCCACATAAGAATTCCTGTTTTTATTCTTTACCAGCATTTCCCATGTCCAAAATGACCCAACCCCCTGACCCCCACTTCCCTTTATTTACCTGGCCAATGGCAGCAGTACCAGAGACAGCTGTGTCGCACAGGGAGGTCTGCCCTGCCCCCATTTCCTCTGTCTGCCTGGTGAACAGTTTACACAGTGGCCCAGTTCACATgttatgctaagccaaaccatggcttaacatgAATGAGTGCTGGGCATTGGGAGAGGAGCTCATAGCCACACTGCTTCTCCCTGGTTGTTTTACTGCTTCATtatgctgagctaagccatgatttggcaTAGCGTGTCATCCAGACCTGGACTTGTGGTTTAGCTCTCCCAGACAAACAATGAGCCATAAACCATAGGAAAAACTTGTTTACAGCTCATTGTTAGTCTGGAGAGAGTTAAACCACGGGCCCAGGTTCAGATGTCATACCtagccaaactatggcttcatTCAGCATGGTGCAGCAGAAAGACCACAGTGGGGGAAAGTGGCTACAGACTCCTCTCCTACAGTCTGCATGTTCAtgtcaagccatggtttggctctgCAGGGTGTCTCAGAACAACTGGGCGAGAGGGACAACACAGACTTCTCTCCTCCCTTCTGCTGGCCAGATAAGAGAAAGGCAAAATGATATTTGGAGGAGAGGAGCACTGAAGAGGAGGCTGTTTTGGGGACAGTCCTCTGATTGTCTCAGAAAATGTAAAGTTCTTCCATTTTTGTTGAAAAAGAGCTTGGATCAACTCTGTGGTGAGATGGAAAGAACCTGCCCATCTTTACTTAAGAAGCTACTAAAATCTTAAAGTATCAACAACTTATATATCTCTTTTAGTAGAAAAGGGTAAGACAGATAATTTAGATTGACAGCTTGGATTCTACTTCAAGAACATCTTATATTTATGCAATCACAAACTTTTGCTTCAAGAAAAAGGCCAGAGATTACACAAGATTTACCAAATTTGAGCAAGCATAGTCAATTATTGTTTATTAGATGGGTCATTCCAAAAAAATCAGAGTTCATCACAGGGGCTAGTATTGCTTGataggtttttttaatatataaaaagataCAGAAATCAATAGACTACTGTATATACAagtatttcacttttaaaaagctaATCATGGTATTCAATCCCTTTAAATCCCAACTTATTTACACTATCAGAATATTGCAGGAACACTAACCAGCGTTTATCATTTTTGTGGGCTCATCTTCATCTAAATGTTCTAACGCAGTAACAAAATCATCCTCAATTGATGACACTGACTGATTAGTATCATCATCCTCAGCATGGGGTATGACGGACAGGTGCTTCTGCAATGAGCGTATTTCCACAGTACATCTTATACCAGCAGCATATTTACTCAGTAAAGTAAATAAAGAATCCACTTCGTGTCTTGCAAATGATGGAGACAATTTCATCACACACAGAATCCGTGAGGGGTAATTCttgagaaacagaaagagaaggtgaaagagagaaagagagagaaaaaatgtaaTTTTACCCATCTTATAATTTGACAATTTGTAGAAATGAGTTTTGACAATTTGTAGAACCTTTGACAATTTGTAGAACTGagtaatgcacacacacacatttcatattttatattCAGAATGTTGTGTCACATTAATACAATTAATATGAAAGGCAAATTAAATGAAGTATGCCACCAATCATACatttatgtattttaaatctCTCTTACCTTCTGCTTAAGAACACTAGTCTCCAATGGTTTATGAATATCCTTTAGAAAAAtgacatcattttcatgtaaagTGCACAAATGGAGGGATTTCAGAAGATCTGGGAGCTCAACAGACATGGCTGCCAATTCCTGTATCAAACACAGAGAATAATACACTCATGCTAGGAAAACTTTCCTTTAATGTCAGAGGACTAATGGCAAACTCAGCCTAGCATTCTTTCACCTCCCGGACATAGCTCCACAGTGCTGGAATCCTGTTTTATTTACAAGCAATTGCAATTATTTGATTATAAAATGTATACTCTGCCTTTTTCCATAATGCACTCACAAGGCAGctgacaataaaacaacaatgaaaggAATTTAAAATAGAAAAGCACAGACAACTGAATCAATGCGAAGCAgacagaaacaataaaacaatgactCCTTAAAGGTCATAACTAAACAATGCCAACTGAAACAACACCAACTAAAGTAACTGCTTAAAAATGGGAAACACTTCCTAATctgggtgccacaactgaaaaggctaTTGTTCCCTCCAACCCAAGCACTGCCTGTAGTGGGACTGCAAGAGGAGCCTCAGAAACCAAGTGAAATTTCCAAACCATTTCATATAGGAGAAGTCAGTTCAAGACATGCTCTGCTGCCAGACCtttcagggctttaaaggcaaAGGTCATTTATACTTTTACACTTACTTACACTTCTGGCATGCTGAGGCATGTCGAGTGCTCCTACAGCacagaagtaaggtaaaggtaaaggtaaagggacccctgacaattatggccagtcgcgaacgactctggggttgcggtgctcatcttgctttacgggccaagggaaccggcatttgtccgcttccgtagacagtttttccgggtcatgtggccagcatgactaagctgcttctggcgaaatcagagcagcgcacggaaacgccatttaccttcccaccggagcagtatctatttttctacttgcactgcgtgctttcgaactgctaggttggcaggagctggggctgaggaacgggagctcaccccgtcgcggggattggaaccaccaaccttttgatcggcaagcccaagcagcacagtggtttaagccacagcgctaACACCACTTACTACTActaattaccatatatacttgagtataagcctagtttttcagcatattttttgtgctgaaaaagctgccctcggcttatacttgagtgaggcgggtggtgggggtggcgagaaagaagccctttctctccgctcgtgccgccacccgctctccccaatcaaccattccttaagaagtccccaggcagtttgttccattcctgaactgctcgcataaatgcaaacttggcaaaggaagaagaggaagtagcaacccaaagggttgctttcgggctgctcgttcctcctcctcctccacagcggcaaaggtgaaccggcttatactcaagtcaataagctttcccaggtttttgtaggaaaattaggtgcctcggtttatattcgggtcggcttatactcgggtatatacggtattttgtCTTTTGTACAGCAGTAGAGGGGAGTGATCGACTGGGACAAACGGTGCGCTACTCCATCAACCCGagtctgctctcagccagcccccacctgctgcCATTCACGGGGGCTTCCCTGCCCCCAGAGACAGTGCCAGGAAGTGTGAGAGGTGGTGGTGAAAGAGCAAACTGCCAGCTGTCCATGCTAGCTGTCTCCTCCACTGCTGCACCCAATGGGACTGTTCGCAGGATGTACCGCTTGAGCTTTGTAACGCCTTCCATACTTGCAACAAACCTTCCTTCAGCGTCTTTTTGTGTGTGGCCATGTTTCATTCATACTCATGAAGAGTGGGTGGCATCTAGTAAAATTTAGGGTGCTTGTGGGGGCTTCAATTGTGTCTCACCGGGGGGATGCTGACATGTTTGTTTACAGTGTGCGCCTGAGATTGGCCATATGCAGGGTGTGCATGTCGAGCATGCCTTGTGGGTGGTGTTTGCTGTTTGGGTGATGTCAATGGTGCTGCATGGATGCCTGCTTGTTACCTCTGCTAGGCTTAGCCTCCTTTAGAGGGCCTTAGCCCCACCCAATCACCTCCAAACAAGGTTTGGATGCAGAGGTTATTGTGCTGGAGTATCACCAGCGGGCATAAATCATGGTGCTTTCCCAGTTTGCTCTGCCAGTCAACTAAGATCTCTTATGCAGACACCATACCTTAGGAGCAACAGCTGTCTCATCAGCAAAGCACAGAAATGTGACCTGTAATagaaatacatatatattatagAAGCAAATAGAATTATATTAAAACTTTCAATTCTACACTATATAGATGTAGAACTATACAGATATAGAATAGAATATGGATTTACACACATTTCACCAGGAGATGGGTGGGTGTACTTTATTACTTATCCATATACCCAGAGTGCATACTATTTCTGTTATTAATATGCAATGATGCACTGGACAGAAGTGGGCTGCCCAGTACCTTTCTGCAAGGTGTACATGGGTCACATTATGACCAAATGTGGTGCATCTGAGATTCTGAAGGGTTATGCATACCCCCGACACACACCCTTGTATGTCACCTGCAAAAAATGGCAAGGAAAACAGTGGGCAAAGAAGCTCAAAGAGAGACTGTTGTGCTACAGCCAGGAATCTTACCCTTACCTAGGCAATTCAGCAGGGTAAACCCAGACCAGGAGACTGAGCAATTGTTTGATTACGCTCAATTGTTgagtaagtatttttttaaaatctgaaaattGTTCTGTACTCCAATttattatttggttttatttttaaaacaagtttttgaAGATTCACTATGCATAACTTTCCCCACAACATTATAATGGAAGGTTATTTGTCTGCTCACAATGCATTTGGATTCCTCTTAAGGTATCATAACCTGGttatcaaggagcaggttttcccagaggAAGAAACCAGTGGTGGTGGAAGGTGACTCCCTACTGAgggggacagaggcagcagtgtgtAGAGGTGACAGGGTATCCCTGGAGGTGTGCTGTCTTCCAGGTACAAAGATTCAAGATATGACAGACAAGTTGGCAAGTCTTATAAAGCCTGCTGGCTTTTACCCTTTCCTTCTGATTCATGACAGACACAGCCTTCAACATGTAGCAAGGGACTATGAGGCTCTGGGTAGGAAGCTGAAGGGCCTAGGAGCACAGGTGGTTTTTTTCATCACTCTTTCCTGTTGAAGGTCGTAgcccagaaagagagaggaaaatactagaaagaaaaaaaactggctGTGCTGGTGTTGTCATTGGGAAAGATATGGCttctcaaaccatggtttctgctaTTGCACCTCACAGTGCATTAATATTATTAAGACAGTGACTGGCAAGAATGTGTTTTCTAAGAATCTTGTGAACCTGATCTTCAGAGCTTTCAACTAAATCctgaggaggagggagacaattATTAGACAACAGGGAAACCTGGTACTGGGGACTTCACAGGAATGGTACTATAGGAACCTACTAATGAGTAGGGAAAAAAACAAGAAGGAAGCTGCTGGATGGAATGAGTCATGGTTTCAGTTTTCTCTATACTGATGCATACAgcatgggaaacaagcaagacgaATTTGAGTTCTTACTACAGGATAGCAAATATTACCTAATAGGCATTACTGAAGGTGGGAtaagactcatgactggaatgtagaaaccTGCTCAAAAAGAATAGAccaagcaggaaggaagaaggaaaaggaataGCATTATATAAGAATGATGTGTACACCTGTGAAGATATCTATGACTTGGTGtatggaaggcagattgagaaTATTTGGGTAAAAATTGCAAGGgagggaaacaacagtgaccttactttGGGTGTCTGCTACACTCCTCAAAGctagactgaagacttggatgctCCTTTGCtacagcagattaccaaacacTCAAAATGATATCTGTTGAATATCTGTTAGAACTCAAACATTGCCAAGTATGTAAGGTCCACTAAATTCCTCCATGTGGTTGACCAAGAATATAAGATCTACAAAATGCTATgctaagctgcatcaacagacgtATAGTGTCCTGATAAAGGGAATTAATggtactactctattctgccttggtcagaccacacctggagtcctgtgtccagttctgggcaccacaatttaagaagggtaatgacaagctggaacatgtgcagaggaggccaaccaagatgatcaagggaaaCCAAGCATTATAAGGAGTATTTGAGGtggttgggtatatttagcctggaaaagaggagactgagtaGAGATATGATAGGTATCTTCAAATAGCAACGAATtattacatggaagatggagcaatcttcttttctcctg from Lacerta agilis isolate rLacAgi1 chromosome 7, rLacAgi1.pri, whole genome shotgun sequence includes the following:
- the AKAP11 gene encoding A-kinase anchor protein 11 isoform X2; this translates as MDAHIRIRSSHRMSRVPVRKSFGECSMSPMKALLQSEKELCTVSAEELKAEKDNFNEVTFLCFADETAVAPKELAAMSVELPDLLKSLHLCTLHENDVIFLKDIHKPLETSVLKQKNYPSRILCVMKLSPSFARHEVDSLFTLLSKYAAGIRCTVEIRSLQKHLSVIPHAEDDDTNQSVSSIEDDFVTALEHLDEDEPTKMINAGQVTPEKLQDAALQTISVQHLESIDPKFNFLHRKPSVKSSTSLVNILELKELSSSVRNSVTTSVSDPWLQRSFFRPQHYSDQNVNALCKTLFSSSPAESSESDCSSPSPIIFLDEEGYQRSLKAKLQLPKIPVMKDGIEDSDSEVSEFFDSFDQFDEQEPTLESGCKHARGPALQHPSHMKMISRKRPRSATTAMNPQRFKRDHPTLPANVRKPTPRKPESPYSNLLDVPDSPRPLKTSGDDSGGLFSPIRSSAFSPLGSCLSTECPCQLGVSRDAINQKPNLVCHTYSDFANNISFEILGSVFNSRSPPSCRGTQEFSNSNGIVSKEETVQSAKTQGKTSGKELDNKQKSKCKSLMIKDHIQKFASDLVEKSFGGAFKDLQKGVSSCTNALCHLAAKLTSSIFQMAFYEIGRQQAFSLKKKAINGLAGFLVSEAVTGALKELQSVKQQIFTNTVAKFAANLAEELIFEGIMEVCQFSHPSTPTTFQNWSFHYDDNVIQSYSKDLSESVIQEAFIELSQVEVAFTTQAAISISTDNIKYIGAESSLESTQASNASSEFQDQEPVALNSIREFREEYTVHKALFCTSGIASSIPVPLAGSILCQNQILFNDIQVRKHSASTGSLKFYKKSAERCCATQKRQDEVTSVRNVYLMTDSSQNSEHNAHIVCTQSDFKQANSPEVSKFTDSTTRMPNVSNFSGTMVDMIVTEAYEAVTSSKTSKNAEQYTEILKLDKMSYLPCIGEDACENMFANYLAKRIVKQSVDETKSACSVTGEKLAYCVGLGTSKKSNRKELHSAIKQSETNKSIPVIVGQQQMPLNSSSKFHVSPVYSNRCLLSGSKDGIQGKKKHVGCRTSTSTSSPCSAMTSVKPAEAFPDAESCSAKSLSNPLGKHNTYKSAAHSALCSTFGPERTFPSINTFPSVATNCEDAFQMEDKLSIRDETPCVLPDTPPPTPLIATQTSSEWNLRKLSKKLKGELAKEFAPATPPSTPYRSETGGVYENERHDLEKEEFMLKLMRSLSEEVESSDEEEHWPVALDERTKTSGRTTEYADHLATHIIAVATEMAASHLDYKAVQVENNKCFQISAENERCGHSGFVNVSEANLHSLLVYAGNMAGKVISEAKKIVESKHCTVLRLKQVNCRADGVRPKRNTHKCWSKDMRCPWADQGSRETDSSILSLPQHPEAPGLTSKYPSCESVTDEYADHIIRILKREGGHSELIMDQFASRLAYRSIKSGMQEAAGKLVMKYKSKIAPSEGSKVNSKADPGVDGKKQKKGNICHLGQQARGNKCSTQRTECTKLLDFSESLACSITTGVRRKIMTGACLSKSLTDSCLYKKSKNDQVTDLKATFSKALSPFCCKQKLYHSTGSLAEPTYRNGIIHAIEQYARKVVDDTLEASLESATLQTTENWTNGDRTTYAEKLSPFSATACRYCSMKEHQYCTRSSSSQLTRQELHSQVHQIPRISGICPKSRTLHLDIPKIHINLDEKVVPVFAENVVATIFDKAERQLSNTSLTADSGIGQDGVSFAESLTTEIMTSCMTNISPPANISSVGKEGFNSAESIVSQQMSLSTGDDSTGSWSNLSFEDEHPDENSSFLHLSDSDGTEDKEEELKDTIEGLGNIGKALVIINVDIGPCLVDSQLRMALQWLTASEAEVAELHFHDGAPKEFVLLSKKLQERGWKVGDLFQAVLKYCEVMEKAADGERALGSKTFFGWLQEHV